Proteins from a single region of Palaemon carinicauda isolate YSFRI2023 chromosome 1, ASM3689809v2, whole genome shotgun sequence:
- the LOC137638788 gene encoding uncharacterized protein has protein sequence MLYEVTHNNPGVEIKYRLDRGIFKLARLKSQRNTNTVNVTELQYADDNVAVAPTQAELKESVDNFHAASTFFSLTVNKAKTKILAQPRPGKNPPVTNITMDGTTIECIKHFPYLRSILTTQNTSKEIENRLQAAHTAYGRLSTWVFMNKDLTPYYKGDVYNSIIVSTLLYACETWTHYSRDLKKLEQFHQKKLRAIMKIKWNGCVQYSSP, from the coding sequence ATGCTATATGAAGTAACCCACAACAACCCAGGGGTTGAGATAAAATACAGATTAGATAGAGGAATTTTCAAATTGGCCAGACTCAAATCCCAGCGCAACACCAACACTGTCAATGTGACAGAACTACAGTATGCAGATGACAACGTTGCCGTAGCCCCCACCCAAGCAGAACTCAAAGAATCGGTGGATAATTTCCATGCTGCCTCCACGTTTTTTAGCCTAACCGTTAACAAGGCCAAAACTAAGATACTAGCCCAGCCAAGGCCTGGGAAAAATCCACCAGTAACTAACATCACCATGGATGGAACCACCATTGAATGCATCAAACACTTCCCATACCTGAGAAGTATCCTTACCACCCAGAACACCTCCAAAGAGATTGAAAACAGGTTACAAGCTGCCCACACTGCATATGGGAGACTATCTACCTGGGTGTTCATGAACAAAGACCTAACCCCCTATTACAAAGGTGATGTATATAACAGCATTATAGTATCTACCCTGTTATATGCATGTGAGACTTGGACTCATTATAGTAGGGACCTCAAAAAACTTGAACAATTCCACCAGAAAAAACTGAGAGcaataatgaaaatcaaatggaATGGCTGTGTCCAATACAGCAGtccttga